The following proteins are co-located in the Hevea brasiliensis isolate MT/VB/25A 57/8 chromosome 11, ASM3005281v1, whole genome shotgun sequence genome:
- the LOC131170492 gene encoding oligouridylate-binding protein 1A-like, translated as MWDHKSARSKRYGFVSFRNKQDAESAINDLNGKWLSNRQIRCNLAPRGSGSSEDKQIGNNQNAVVLTSGSSEGVQENANKDACENNPA; from the exons ATGTGGGATCACAAAAGTGCCCGCTCAAAACGATATGGCTTCGTTTCCTTCCGCAATAAGCAG GATGCAGAGAGTGCTATCAATGACTTGAATG GTAAATGGCTTTCGAATAGGCAAATAAGATGCAACTTGGCACCTAGAGGCTCTGGATCCAGTGAAGACAAGCAAATTGGTAATAATCAAAATGCAGTTGTACTTACCAGTGGATCGTCAG AAGGAGTCCAAGAAAATGCTAACAAGGATGCTTGTGAAAACAATCCTGCATAA